The DNA segment TTAGTAGAAGAATAGTTTTGCTCATTGGAAAATATAAGGTGAGCAACTGAAAAGCGTAAGCAGGGCAAGTTATCTCGAACCTACGTTCcgcgttccgttttttttcttcaaattagCAGGATCGTACCGTTTAGAAACACAAACGATAATGCTCATTATGCGAGATACTAGTTTGGAAGGGTTTCTCTGTACAGTATTTTCCCGATTTATTCGAACAATGCGTTCCGtagacattcgcgtaactcgtaTTTCCCttaagtcgaatatcacgaTCAACCAAAATATAATTGATCATTAatgattaataatttatttaattaataattgtttaaatttagttcatttatgtaataTATTACTTATTCGATGCAATTTGTGTGGAAAATTCGGTTATTTgggtatttttaataatttaaaactcttggaaaaattgtaatttttgttattacaaaattgatggagaaaattgtactgatttgacatatgaactgtctaaaataaaaattcgctAAATTCAAATTCACCTAACTGAAAGACTGTATTGCAATGCAaccaataattttaattaaacatgcTATATACTGCATAAGTGTAAACGATGTTCCTTACCCGATAGTTTaaatgcaatgaaaaaaaaagtccttCTAGAGTTCATACTACTGGGAAcatttagtgtttttttttgtatatttcaaCAAACTATGCGATACACGAAACAAAGAACCGCGTTaagattttaaaaatcattatttttattgctttcaatTAAACTTAAAGTCAATCATAATTCCACCAGAATGTTCACTCATCAGTAGAAACGGCGCATAGGCGGATCAGTGGATGGAACCGTGGTCTCCATTGTTGTCTCTGGGGGCATGGTAGTTGCTTCAGTCGTTGTTGTGGTTGACGTAGAAACCTCGGTTGTGGTTGTCGTAGTACCCTCGGTCGTGGTTACCATTTCCTTGCGCCTCAACATCATACGACTCTTCTTAAGACTGTAGTTAGCTCCGCGGAAAGTCTCCCAGAACATACCAGTGGTACCACCAGTCAGACCCTTCAGGTAGAGACCGTTCAAGTTGCTAAAATCAcagaaaatgttcaaatattAAATGATCAACATTAGTTAAATACACGCCGGTGCTAACTTACCTCATTCCGCAACCTGTGTACCACCAGGCACCGCGGTTAGAGACGGCACAGTTGATTTCGCTGTTGTCTAGATCGAGATCGTACGCGCTGAACAGCACACCCTTTATTGCTCCTAGCGAATCACCGGCATTGCCAGAGTATCCGCCCAACTTGGTAATAGGGTAGAAGTCCGCACCGCTACCGATGGCGAATTCATTGTAAGTCGCGGTAGTAACGTTCTTTTCAAAATCTTCCAGCACGATGAACAACTCGTAATCTCCTGAAGCAGTCATATTGTAGATGCGATCCAGACCCAGCCAGTAATCGCCACCATCGAACTGGCCGAAACCGCTACGGTAATCGCTGTATGCACGGTAGAAATCGGTCGATCCGTCCTGACGGTTCTGGATAACGGTGTATCGTCCCACGCTGAAATCAAGCACGCAAACCACCTTGGTAGGCTCAGAGAATGCATCCTGCACCAGGTAGGTACCAGTCTGGGTAATGCGCGAATCATCACAAGACGTAAAGATAGTGTCTTCCTCTGGTGCCGGAGGTCTGTACTCTCCTTGGCGTCCTTCCAGATCCAGAATAGATTCGGTAAGGAACGTTTTTGTCACCAACCCCTGCTGGTTGATGGTAAGATCTCTGCAAGATAATTGTGGTAAAATTAAGGATAAAGAGAACATATTTAATTAGAGCAAGAAACATTCACGATGAAAGTTTCGGTCATACCTGATTGACTGCATGATCTCGGACAAAGCAATCGAAGATTTAAATAGCTGATCGTTGATGTTTTCACCCGTCTTAGACGTTTGACCGACATACCAGGACACACTCTTGACGTTCTTCTTCATGTCCTGCAGCTCACTGTACACAGCACCGTACTTGTTGCGCAGGTTCAGGATGAGTTTCAAAAGATTCGACTCTACCTTCCTTAGCTTGTCCACAATATTTTGGCAGCCACATTTATCGATATCACTGCCACCCTGCTGAATGGGTGCAGGGGTGGTGGGCGTCGGTGGCCTAATTCCATACTTTGGAGCGATTTCGGCGTAGCCCAAGCTAGCCGTACAGCCTACTGCCAAAACAAGCACGATCAACTTCATCTTGCGAACGCTTCCTAGTGAGCACTGACAGTCGTCTTGCGAAAACGCTGCCTTAAATACTCCTCGGCCATGGTCAGAAGATGGGTCCAATGGGACCGCGATGCGATACCGTTAGAAGACACATGGATGGATGCGAAGATCACCCGTGGGGCGAACTGGAGGCAAACGGAATGAGAGTTACCTAATTCACGATTCTTCCTATCTCTGGACTTTATTGTTCATTTTCTGTTTTCGTATGTCTATTCTAGGGTTTCATGCATAAATGAAATAGGCCTATGAATATGATTATCCAATTAgattttttggaaaagtacaaaaataataacaattatGTTTTCAACTAGACTGTGTTTTATTAAGAGACTAATtgctaaatgaattaaattaagtCCAGTTAATTTTTACTAAAGACTTATAGATGCATTTAAAAATTGGTGTCGGAATTGTACATACACTTTAAAAGAGACACTTATATTTCTgcaaattaaacacatttttcagttttaaaaATAGGTATATCTCAACAATAGTTTACCAAAGTTTATGCTCTCAGTACTCACCACATCATATAATCTTATTCCACTTAGAGTGTTTTAATCATTTggtaatttaatgtttttaatatgTAACCATAATTAACTTTACTTGACGCTGGTTTTGAAAGCAAATTAATTATGTAATACTTAACATGACAACTACATTCATATTATGAGTCACCAATTCAGCTCCGCATATCGCATTAGGCATTAGATTGTTAGAATTAGAATATTGTTCGCATACTTTTGATGAATTGCATTATTACAACACAGTAAAACACTTTAATTGAAATTAGATTTAATGTCACTGAGTGGTCATGGACACAGATGTAAACtacaatttattaattttagtaTTTATCAATCGTATTGCAAAGAATTCTATATCGATTGATCCAAAATTTTTCGTCCACTTACTATGgtcaaatattgaaataaattgcCCGTCTGAGCCTATTTGTTACCCTGAgggaatgcaaaaaaatattgaccttaattttacattttacctACGTCAATCGATGTGCATTTTAAATTGCAAATATATTTGCTACAAAATAAAGCGCAAAATATACCGTTAGCTGTGATATTCGCTAACTTGTCACTCGCGTCCTGGAGGGTGAGTGTAATTATAGGCCtccaaaaagagaaaaaaagtattgttATCTTGCCAGTGTTCCCATTAATCTGAATGTCACTGACCGCATATAGTTCGTGTCTCAGGTAGAAAGGTTCATCAAAAATAGAATACCCAAAAACAACTGAAGCTATCTTTTGCGTGTAGTTTGTCGCATTTGTTGATGCTCCCATAATGTGCTAACCAACTATCTCTAGTGAgctggtttttttgttgtataatGTGAATCGAGCACAGCATGCAGCGAAACAGATCGAGCGGATTTGGTTTGCACTACTATTTGGTAAGTTCGCgggttttatcgtttttttttattctacatATTGAATCGATTTTAAGGCGATCGAAATCAAACACCAAACGAAATCCATgcaaaaacaagttttttttgcttgtgtaCATTAGATCGACGAACTTGATCCCTCCTAGAACCAGTTCTTGCTCTAGGCAGATTAGACGTTGCTATAGAGGaaatttgcatattttggGAAGAAATGGGCCAATTCCTGTGCCTTTAACGGTCAGCTGGTCCACTTGTGTAGCGGCGCGCTAATGAACACAACTGGACGCTGGTGTTGGGGACACATCATGGGGCATAGGAAGATGTGAATAGATGAACCAGTAGGTTGCGGAAAGTTTGAGCTGTACGTGTAGCGGCATTCGCCAAAGATTTTGGCAAAGAATATTAGCTAGCATACGTTTTCTTCCCGCGTGCCTATTCCTGTCCGATCTCGCTATCGTAATAAATTATCAGCTGGATGTGCTAGCTGCGTGGAGCCGATAAACCCTCGGGATTTGTCTGGTCAAGTAGACCTGTTTGTGGTGGTATGTTCGGAAGATGTTTCGTAAGTAACGGTACCAGCTGATCGCAGAAAGGGACGTTGAACTGCCAAAATTTGCTATAAATTGAGCCTGATGGTGGTCAGACTGTATCAGTTCCGTCTGGAGTCTTGTTTGGCAGAGTCGCAGTGCAGCATGAGAAAGTTCTTACTAGTTTTAACGCTGGCGCTGGCGCTAGCTAGTGCCGAAACGACCGAGGACAAGGAAGATGCGGTTCCGGAAGAGATCGTCGAGGAGATCAAGGCGAGCGACGAAATCCCTGAAAATGATGGTGGTCTGCGCAACTTCGAATACTACAATACCGTTCACGGACCACATCGAGGTAACTCCCACGGTGATTACCGTCCACCAAACTTCGCTCCGTCCAATATCGGTTACGGAGGTGGTGGCTACGACGGCGGTTACGGCGGCGGCTATGGAGGCTCGTACCCCAACCCTCCTCCACAACCATCAGAGTCAGAGTACGACTTCCCAAAACCGAACCCTCCGCCGAGTTGCAACTGCAAGGATATCGTCGACCAAATCGACGATCTGGATGAGAAGATCATCAAGTCGCTGCTAGATTTGGAAATTAAGGCCGATGGCATCCAGAGAGACGTTGGAGACATCCACAAAGAGACGGAATCGGTTGCATTCGTGTCATCCCAAACACAGCTGATCGCAAATGCTGTCGACAATCAGCTAAATATCGTTCGCCAGAATCTTACCATCATTAAGTCTGATGTCGAGTAAGTATTTCAAATTACAAATTTTCCACAGTTCCCATGGTAAATAAGTCGTTTAATAACCTTGCCATTTTATTATGCCATCGCCAGGGAATTGACTCAGTTCCAGCAAAACATCCCTGATAGAACTTATCTGACCGAGGCTCTGTTCGGACTGAAGTGCAGCTATGCACGCAAGAGCAAGCCGCTGGATGACAGGATCTACTCTTCTTGTGAGGATCCTAACATCAAGAAAACGGGCACCTACTGGATTAAGGCCAACTTCTACAAGCCGGTAAAAGTGATCTGCATGCTGGACTATGGCGGCCGATGGATGGTCATTCAGAACCGTTTCGATGGTAGCGTTGACTTCTACCGTCCATGGAGGGAGTACAAGTATGGATTCGGAAACAACGACGGTGGAGAGTACTGGCTTGGACTGGATCGTATTTACCAGTTCACCAAGAACGGTGGAGCCCAGCTTATGATTATGTTGGAGGACTTTGAGAAGAACGTTACCTACGCCCAGTATGATCAGTTCTCAATCTCCGATGAGAACGATCAGTACAGGATCCTGAAGCTGAAGGGCTTCCTCGGCGGTGCTGGCAACTCGTTTGAGGCAGAGGGCATGCGCTTCTCCACCTTCGACTACGACAATGACAAGTTCGATCAGAACTGTGCTGCCCACACCCACGGTGCCTGGTGGTACAAATCTTGCGGGGACAGGTACGTATAGCGTGAAAAGATACAAAAAACATGCTTACACATTTTTCCCCCATTCACAGCAACCTCAACGGTCTGTACCTGAACGGACCTACGCTAGAGAAGACCGGTATCTACTGGAATTCGTTCCGCGGATACAACTACAGTTTGAAGAAGACCCGAATGATGCTCCGACAAATTGGTGGTGGAACGGGCTACTGAACGCGACAAACTTGACTTTTTTAGCTATAGTGAATaacaagcaaacacaaatCGTTCAATAAAGTTTGACACGTTTTTGGACAAATGTgcgagtttttattttattttacacgtTTTTATTGAAGTCGCTTACTTTTGGCTTTGAAAATGCAACGCTCATAAAATCGCCGTGTTATGCGAGCATTATTCTCACCAAACTCTCTCAAATGCACTTTGCGCTCTAGATTGCGCTCTTCCCTGTTTCTATTCGTTGCTAAGGTGAATTTTGCCTTCTTTCTCTATTGCAGTTTATCTTTGTCTCTCCACATTGGATGTGGTGCAGTCTACTTGAAATGATCCAAGTAAAACCATGTTCAGAAACCCATAAATGTTACCACATGGTACAATGTCTGATGATGTGTAgtacacgaaacaaaaattaaaaacacgtTTAAATGCActaaaatcaaaaataaatttgcctTAAGAAACaggtatttaatttttatctttatttatttcttttatttttaaaaacgaGCTGATAGACAGTATAAGCTACAGCACTGAGAATTTCCAAATGAATGTCAACGATATATCAtacgctctctctcttgttagcctgctcacgatagagcacgtcggtGAGACATGGCCCGGTCCAAAacaattctccaggatgctcggtccctggctgcagcctcccatccatgtagGCACCTgatctccgacaggtctcgcttcacctggtcCAGCCATCGAGCCGCCATGTCATACGCATCAGCTTCAATCAGTCACGCGTCATCTTTATCTGGAAAccgaaaaaaatgaacatttatcGGACTGTGAGACTTGTGAGAGGAAACTTATTAATAATGTGCATACTAATTCTTCGACAAAAATTAGTTTGGTGcacatttgatttttattatttttgtaaaatagaAAGGACTATTTACTTTTTACTATTACTTTTTTgagcattttaattaaaatcacctTAAATCTTGCTACGTCTCACTACCAAAGCAAATCACAATTTTATGTAGTTACTCCTTTGCAAAAGCAATCCAAGCTATCAATTAATTACTTTTCAGTAGCCCAGTTAACCAAGCAATAACAATAAGCAAGCGGCAAAAACATGTGAAATGTTACAATGCTTcaagaaattaaaagaaaGGGTAAAATCAGAGGGGCGGTTCCGTTgaacagtcatcaactcgaacgactcaataacatgcccgtcatgggttcaagcccacaATGGACTGTggccgtagcaaggattgactatccggctgcgtggcaATGAAGTAATtcttgaaagcctgtacaGTTCGGCATGTCCGCGTTGTGGGCGttatgccaaatagaagaaggtaAAATCAAATAACTCAGATATGAATCTTATCTAGCTTAGTTTCAAGACAGAAACGGCAGTGAATAAAACAGTAAATATAAACCGAATGATGGCGTGCAACTCGTAGCcagtctcgtagtacagtcgtcaactcgtacgacttaacaacatgcccgttttgggttcaatccccaaatggaccgtgccgccatacgtaggactgactatcctgctatggggggaaatcaatcagtcactgaaagccaagcccaacaaaagcaacaaaagcgTCGTAAAATATAGGATTAAATAACGTCAACTCATTATCAACCAACCTGCACAGCTTGTCAATCTGCTTTTTATTTAGAATTTAGAATACAATTACTTACAAACCGTTTAAAGATACAAACGTACTAGCATGAAGATAGCATCTAATCATTAATATAGATAATCTTaacttaaaattaatttttaattgataCTAATATCTGAGCTAGTGGGCCAATAACTTCTGAATGACAGAGCAATTTATCAACAATTATTTTGCATTACATATTACTTTTTATACACATTTGAAGCGTTAATATTTAAGTTTGTGAACAAAATAACCTACAATAGTATCTTATTACACGCGTGCTAGTGTGGCTGAAGCTGGTATTCTCCCAAGCAAATTGAAAACTGTTTTTAAATAGTTGACCAAGCGCAGCGTGATTTATTTCACTCAATTTGTCCACCGAACAAATCGGTACTCTTATATCTGCGATACACTTTACTACATGTTCTCCCGTGAACACGTTTGTTCTAGCAGTAAAGATCTTACAGCAACGAATGACTGCTCACGCGCTCCTTCTATCCCAACATAGTCCATGGAAATAGTTCATTCATAAAACCACGCAACAGTGATCGTACCTGCCATCCCTCGACGAAGTCTGAAGTCAAAGAGCAAAGCAAAATCCTCCCATTCCTTTGGACCGTTGGTTCCGGCGCAAAGAATGATATATTTGTTTCTGGCGGGATTCGTTTCCGTCACAAGTGGACACAATTCAATAAACCAGGGCTTAGGAGGAAAGAATTGAGTAATCTTGTAGGACGTATTCTGTATCGTTCTGGCTCTGTTTGTTATTTATGTTCTTCTTTTCAAGACTCTGTAGCTTCGATGCTTGATAATGATGAGCCAGGTAGCTTCCGAATTGAGGAGGGCATAATACCAAACCGGGATATGTTCTGATGTATATTTCGTCTCACGGATCTTCCATCAAGCTACGGAACTTGTAGAAGATGATCAATGTCAATGCAATGAGAGCAGCTTCTCAAGATAATCGCAGAATAGTCGGCAACAAAGTACAAACCATGGAAGCTCAAGATACTGCGGTTGAAATTAATCATGATGTATGAGCCTGcaatgatgatgctgttgttgcttcttctgtTGTAGTCTGATCCTCTACGTCTGATTGTGTCACTGTCCCTATGGGCCACCGGTTTGATTTACTTTTTCATTCACCTTACGGGAGCAAGTGTAGTGACAAATCACCTCCTGCCCGGGGTTGGCGGCTGACGGTTGACAGGCCAATCGAGTGGAATGTGGTCCACAGCGGCCGAAAGTGAATGATTCaatttttgtcgtttttttatattttggaCAGGTTTAATCCAAACAAGATCCATATTGTAtgttgtgtattttgttttgacaCACGGTGGCTATAAAGGATGAATGTCTCGCTGGATGGTTTGGGCTCACGGACTTTGCACCTGAACCGATAATCGTTTGTAGAAAAACACTGCAGAGACTGTAAAGTGTAAGGTGTATAAGGTGTAAACAAGTAAATATTTGCAAACTTTTATTAAATCATACTTATTCTCTTAGTAAAATAATCATTTGAAAATTTAACTACATATTGAGACCGAAAAACTATAAAGCGTAATGTTTTTACAAATAATGGTTTAGACTTAGGGTAATATAAATTCGAAATATATAACATATTTACAAacgaataaaatgtaaaatttcaATGGCGTATAAAATAAACagcattttttcataaacAGCAGGAACACTTGATTGCGTATAATAAAGTATAATTAAGACAAAAAACTactgttttttatttgaattttatttttttaagctATGTTTGGGTCAAATGTTATCTCACAGGTTAATTACATTGGAACCATGTACTTTAATCAtggtaaataaatttaaattgtttaaataaccTCTTCTTAGTGATACGGTCAACTAGGCCATTtctatgaaaaacaaaaagtaaataaaaaaactaagaaaCAATCACGCCTTTTATTTGTTCGtcatttcttgtttgtttataGGGTAATTTTCCAATTGTTGCATACCATCCAATTATTGCTCACTGCGTataaattgttattttttatttattttttaattcaggaggaacggtccaaagaggccgtattgcttagttgttgtttattcaaataattataaaattttgattaaaGCTAGCCTTTTTCTTCAGCATTGAGCATTTTGCCACATGTTCTActattttatattaaaaaaagtactttttcgattttttaaacacaaatgaaaatatttcggCTGATTTCGATCAAAACGAAGTGATTTCTTGGCAAAACTGCTAAGAACTGTGACTCATAAAATAAGGTTTATTTCGCCCTGTCAACCACTTAAACTTTATATTTTGTgtcttttagtcgatgcaggagcCCAGTGACTGGGACCTACTTCATGGACGGCACTGCAGTTAATCGACAGaatcatgccaaagacctgggcgttctgcttgactctagtttgaactttaaacagcatatcgatgacgttgtagccagaggaaatcaattacttggcgtggttatccggacaactaatgaattccgcaaccccatgtgcatcaaagctgtgtacaactgtatcgttcgttcggttctggaatattcgtgcgtagtctggagcccaactaccgcttcttcaattgctcgacttgaggcgattcaacgtaagctcacgagatatgccctacgcctacttccctggcaggatcgcaataatcttcctccgtatgctgcgcggtgccgtcttctaggccttgaacctctttcggttagaagacgcaatgcacagtgttctttcatcgctggattgctaaatggctctatcgactcatcgcctttgttgcatcgagtcgatatctatgcaccatcccgaacacttaggtctagagaaactctacggctcgctcaaccccgttccagTGCTGGTCGGTCagaccctatgttccgcatgtcggctgtcttcaacactgtctcggattgcttcgacttcgacatctcaactcagtgcttcaaggaacgtctccggcttttgccgtggccgcagtgaattgcgatgcaaatcttgtttttgctatgtttttttttattgaactgttacatcttaattaggccatacggcccgttgaagattaataaataataataataatattttgattgatattaaaaaaaaatattgttaattCTCTGGATAGTCTGGTAatgcagtcgtcaactcgttcgACATAACAACATTCCCGTCatatgggttcaagccctgaatagaccgtgcccctaTATGTAGGGCTGGCTATCctgttttgttaaaaaaatacacttatATTTATCCACTGTTTAATAATAATGGAACAAAGAGAGTGCTTCGATCCTATTTATTGCACACTCAAAAGCCTCCTTTTTTCATTGTGCCATTATTTTGACAGTATTTTGTTTACCATTTTCGCGCAGCAGCTGCAATTTCGCTACTTAGTTTACGGAATTCCGGCTATTATCCTAAACACTATTCGATAGAAAAACATCCAGTTTAGGGCTCTTTTCTGTCTATTTCAGtgtacagtcagaattcaatagttgaacgcaTTTTAGTTAGCATGcattttctccttcttttgggttcaacaaccgttgtcggtcaaggcatGAATGTACCAtatgtggggttggctttcagtgacttttgaaTTACCCTCcacagcaggatagtcagtccaatGTATGGCGGCACGATCTATTTGgtgcttgaacccatgatgggcatgttgttaagtcgttcgagttgacgactgcaccATGGGACCGGCATGCTTTTTagtgtaaacaaaagtgttggcaaacattttgacacaaacaaactcttTTGATCACTCTCAACTCTCTCTCATCACTTACAAACGCTAACAATCAGGAAACTAGCCTCTTAGCTGTGGTCTTCTTGAGCTATACATAATTTCGTCCTAATGTCGGACACTGATCTTGTTATATTTTAGAATTCCACTGTATTCTATATTTTCTTGATGTTTTCAACTTCTTTAAGTACAACACTATGAACAAACGTTGTAAAAATGCTCGAAATTGCATCCTGACCACTGCATGCACCCCAACTAACACCTCAATGCATGCTGTGATGAAACGATTGAAGCTGCTTCATATAACTCTCATaactttcccacgctttttgatcaaatgttctggatGACTCGACGTCTGTCTGATATAGATAGACCAAAGATTTCAGTTGTCTTTAGTGACCGAacactttttcactttcactctGTTTCAGCAAAACACTGTATAGCTAGAATATTGTGACTTTTTCCATTTGGAGATCTGGAAACATATGTAGTACGTTGGCTTTTCCCCTAAGTGTGCAACAATTGGCAAATTACCCTATTATGATTAACTGCGAGTTTGCTTTAAAAGTAATGACACGTCTGAGATACTTCGTTTTTTAGTCACTTTTTTCTagcttaaaaaaatatgtgatACACGTTTTGTGCTTTTACAGCAATTTGTAATTTGTTTGTGATGGCAAAGTTAAAAACTTATTAAATAACTTTTACGTATTGATGTTGGCAAGAAACCcagcaagaaaacaaacatcaatcCTTTGACCACACATGTGTATAAAGCTAGAACCGACTTTAAGATAAAAAAGCCATTGAAATCTATTCTAAGCACAACGATCTTATGACAATTGTTTTCCAATtgttatttcttctttttcatttatttaagtcatttttcttctttttttacaatacAAACAGACAAGGTTTATTCTCGGTGATACTTCTCAGAAAAAATCTTGCTAACGATCAGTTGATTAATTGTTTTTTGATCGTTTAGGTTGGCCCGACTTTTGCTCTCACCAATCGAACACTTTTTAGTCATGTGTGATGACTGATGTTCCAAAAACGTGTAAATATGATAATAGATGTATTAATGTTGTTTATAGACCCATCCTTTTCTGTTATGTTTTAATGGTTCTCTTgcattttggtttttattacGTATGTTTACATAGTAGATTTACATATTTACGTATATTTACACGTATTTCAATTTCTCATTGAATGATCGACGTTTTTTGCCTTTACAGTTTTTTACTCTGGAGGTATGGTCTGATAAGGCCGTATTGCTACCTATACAGTATTTATAAGTTTCAACTGTCTACATAGAGCAGAAGCCtccaaaaatttcaattcGCGGGTCGCATTGCTTTGCAAAAATCGTTGAGAAACATTTTTAAGTTTCCCTTTGCTAATGGGAACTCGTTATGCGCAAAATTCATTATGCTGGAGATTCTTTTCTATATAATTTGtaagaaaagtgaaataaatttcCAAGTCAAGAAATGTGCAGGTATATAGGGATTATATGTATCACAACCGTACGGACCACCTCCAAGTAGTAGGGCAGCATTGCCTTTAGagtaaaattcaaaaaaaaatcatatataACTTAGCTTTAATCATAGAACGTTTATGAACCATCTTGCCTAATATATTTAGTGCCTTAAACTACCAAATTCAGACCCAAATCCAGACATCCGTACAGGTAAAGTACGGAAAGGTGAACGCATTTTTGTAATCGTCCAAAGCTTCACCTATCTCGAATCAAAGGTCAGCACCGACAACAAGAATTGCATGCAAGGATGCTAGCTGCCAACTGATCATTCTATAGCGTGACAAAACAGTTAACCTCTGAAGAAAATGTCACGATGGACG comes from the Anopheles coluzzii chromosome 2, AcolN3, whole genome shotgun sequence genome and includes:
- the LOC120949273 gene encoding ficolin-1-A-like; its protein translation is MKLIVLVLAVGCTASLGYAEIAPKYGIRPPTPTTPAPIQQGGSDIDKCGCQNIVDKLRKVESNLLKLILNLRNKYGAVYSELQDMKKNVKSVSWYVGQTSKTGENINDQLFKSSIALSEIMQSIRDLTINQQGLVTKTFLTESILDLEGRQGEYRPPAPEEDTIFTSCDDSRITQTGTYLVQDAFSEPTKVVCVLDFSVGRYTVIQNRQDGSTDFYRAYSDYRSGFGQFDGGDYWLGLDRIYNMTASGDYELFIVLEDFEKNVTTATYNEFAIGSGADFYPITKLGGYSGNAGDSLGAIKGVLFSAYDLDLDNSEINCAVSNRGAWWYTGCGMSNLNGLYLKGLTGGTTGMFWETFRGANYSLKKSRMMLRRKEMVTTTEGTTTTTTEVSTSTTTTTEATTMPPETTMETTVPSTDPPMRRFY
- the LOC120949169 gene encoding fibrinogen-like protein 1, which gives rise to MVVRLYQFRLESCLAESQCSMRKFLLVLTLALALASAETTEDKEDAVPEEIVEEIKASDEIPENDGGLRNFEYYNTVHGPHRGNSHGDYRPPNFAPSNIGYGGGGYDGGYGGGYGGSYPNPPPQPSESEYDFPKPNPPPSCNCKDIVDQIDDLDEKIIKSLLDLEIKADGIQRDVGDIHKETESVAFVSSQTQLIANAVDNQLNIVRQNLTIIKSDVEELTQFQQNIPDRTYLTEALFGLKCSYARKSKPLDDRIYSSCEDPNIKKTGTYWIKANFYKPVKVICMLDYGGRWMVIQNRFDGSVDFYRPWREYKYGFGNNDGGEYWLGLDRIYQFTKNGGAQLMIMLEDFEKNVTYAQYDQFSISDENDQYRILKLKGFLGGAGNSFEAEGMRFSTFDYDNDKFDQNCAAHTHGAWWYKSCGDSNLNGLYLNGPTLEKTGIYWNSFRGYNYSLKKTRMMLRQIGGGTGY